In Bradyrhizobium symbiodeficiens, the genomic stretch CGTCATCCCGCTCTACACGCCGGAATGCCGGCAGTGCAAAAGCTGCCTCAGCCAGAAGACCAATCTCTGCACCGCGATCCGCGCGACGCAAGGCAAGGGCGTGATGCCCGACGGCACCAGCCGCTTTTCCTACAAGGGCAAGCCGGTCTACCATTACATGGGCTGCTCGACCTTCTCGAACTTCACCGTGCTGCCGGAGATCGCGGTCGCCAAGATCCGCGAGGACGCCCCCTTCGACAAGAGCTGCTACATCGGCTGCGGCGTCACCACCGGCGTCGGCGCCGTCGTCAACACCGCCAAGGTCGAGCCGGGCTCCAACGTCGTCGTGTTCGGCCTCGGCGGCATCGGCCTCAACGTGATCCAGGGCGCCAAGATGGCCGGCGCCGACAAGATCATCGGCGTCGACATCAACGACTCCAAGGAGGATTGGGGCCGCAGGTTCGGCATGACCGAGTTCGTCAACCCCAAGAAGATCACCGGCGACATCGTCCAGCACCTCGTCGGCCTCACCGACGGCGGCGCGGACTACACTTTCGATTGCACCGGCAACACCACGGTGATGCGCCAGGCACTGGAAGCCTGCCATCGCGGCTGGGGCACCTCGATCATCATCGGCGTTGCCGAATCCGGCAAGGAGATCGCCACCCGCCCGTTCCAGCTCGTCACCGGGCGCAACTGGCGCGGCACCGCCTTCGGCGGCGCGCGCGGCCGGACCGACGTGCCGAAGATCGTCGACTGGTACATGAACGGAAAGATCCAGATCGATCCGATGATCACCCACGTGCTCAAGCTCGAGGAGATCAACAAGGGATTTGACCTCATGCACGAGGGCAAATCCATCCGTTCAGTCGTCGTCTACTAGCTCGAAAGAGTCACCCCAAGGAGGATCGACCCATGACTGTTGCACTCCATCCCTCGATCGACAACGGCCTCAAACAAGGCAGCGGCAGCTTTGCCGGCGGCACGCTGGCCTGCAAATGCAAGGACCACCAGGTCAAGGTCGGCGTTAAGGGCGACGTCGCCCACAACCACGCCTGCGGCTGCACCAAGTGCTGGAAGCCGCAAGGCGCGACGTTCTCCGTCGTCGCCGTGGTGCCGCGCCAGAACGTCACCGTGCTCGAGAACGGCGACAAGCTCCAGATCGTCGATCCCTCCGCGGTGATCCAGCGCCACGCCTGCAAGGCCTGCGGCACCCACATGTTCGGCCGCATCGAGAACAAGAACCATCCGTTCTACGGCCTCGACTTCATCCATCCCGAGCTGTTCCAGGAGCAGGGTTCGCAGGCGCCGCAATTCGCCGCCTTCGTTTCCTCTGTGATCGAAGCGGGCGTGAAGCCGGAGCAGATGGCCGGCATCCGTTCGCGGCTGAAGGAGATCGGGCTCGAGCCCTATGATTGCCTGTCACCGGCGCTGATGGACGCGATAGCGACCCACGTCGCCAAAGCCAAAGCCGCCTGAGCAAGGCCGCCTGACAAAGCCGCCTGCGCAAGCGGTCGGACGTTCGCCATGCTCCCCATCGGCTCGCTGGCCTCGATCCAGCCCAGCGAGCCGGACGGGGCCTTGCCGCGGAGCGATCGCGGCGAGGCCGCCGCCTCTGCAAGTTACGCGTATGCGAGGGCGATTGGCTCCTCAGTCATTGGCTCCCTCAGTCATGGTCTCTGAATGACTGCGCAGCACCGCAACTTCCCTCTTGAAGTCCCGGTCCCTGCGTTTCTCCCTCCCTCGACTGAGGCACCTTGCTTCGTCCGCGCAGTCTTCTGGCGGACGAAGCTTTTTTCCATCACAACCTCTGTTTGCAAACGCGCGGTCTACACGGCGCGATGACGCGCCCTGCTTTTGACAAATCGTCGATGCAATCTTTTCCCGGTGAGAACACCCGGCTGTGAACGCCGGGCCGGCGCGATCTCTGCTACGGTCGCGCCGTCACGATGCCGCACGACGTTCAACAATCAAGAACAAAAACGGGAGGTATCGAGCACATCCAGACATCGCCATCGGCATTCCTGCCTCCCTCCGGGATTTGCCCGCGCGGGACGACGGCGGGATCTGGCGAGACGAGACATCAACCGTCGCCGACCAGCGTCGGCGAATTTTGAATTTTGGCATGCTTATGAAGAGCGAGGGACGATCATGATCAAGGTGAAGATCAACGGCCAGGAACAGAGCTGGGACGGCGACCCGGATCTCCCGCTACTCTGGTTCCTGCGTGACGAAGC encodes the following:
- a CDS encoding S-(hydroxymethyl)glutathione dehydrogenase/class III alcohol dehydrogenase — translated: MKTRAAVAFEAKKPLEIVELDLEGPKTGEVLVEIKATGICHTDAYTLDGFDSEGIFPSVLGHEGAGIIREIGPGVTSVKPGDHVIPLYTPECRQCKSCLSQKTNLCTAIRATQGKGVMPDGTSRFSYKGKPVYHYMGCSTFSNFTVLPEIAVAKIREDAPFDKSCYIGCGVTTGVGAVVNTAKVEPGSNVVVFGLGGIGLNVIQGAKMAGADKIIGVDINDSKEDWGRRFGMTEFVNPKKITGDIVQHLVGLTDGGADYTFDCTGNTTVMRQALEACHRGWGTSIIIGVAESGKEIATRPFQLVTGRNWRGTAFGGARGRTDVPKIVDWYMNGKIQIDPMITHVLKLEEINKGFDLMHEGKSIRSVVVY
- the gfa gene encoding S-(hydroxymethyl)glutathione synthase yields the protein MTVALHPSIDNGLKQGSGSFAGGTLACKCKDHQVKVGVKGDVAHNHACGCTKCWKPQGATFSVVAVVPRQNVTVLENGDKLQIVDPSAVIQRHACKACGTHMFGRIENKNHPFYGLDFIHPELFQEQGSQAPQFAAFVSSVIEAGVKPEQMAGIRSRLKEIGLEPYDCLSPALMDAIATHVAKAKAA